Proteins encoded in a region of the Devosia sp. RR2S18 genome:
- the cimA gene encoding citramalate synthase, with translation MSKERLYIFDTTLRDGAQTAGIEFSLEDKISITRLLEDLGVDYIEGGYPGANPVDTEFFTERRTKNATFTAFGMTKRAGRSAANDPGVQALVNSVADATCFVAKTWDYQVQLALEISLEENLDGIRDTVAAAVAAGKEALVDCEHFFDGYKANPDYALACVEAALEVGARWVVLCDTNGGTMPAEVTAIVSSVLTICPGERLGIHAHDDTGQAVANTLAAVEAGARQIQGTLNGVGERCGNANLVTIIPTLILKPFFTDRFETGIDETHLQRLTKISRALDDRLNRAPLRQAPYVGASAFATKAGIHASALLKDFSTYEHVPPESVGNERSIMVSQQAGKSNLLTALSRHGIELAKDDPRLERLLATVKERESRGYSYDGADASFCVLAHEVLGTLPSFFQVENYRASVERRHNAYGEEVTMTEAVVKIRIDGELLMSVAEGNGPVNALDLALRKDLGKYSTYIEDIELVDFKVRILDGGTGAVTRVLVESRDGAGERWYTIGVSPNIIDASFEALYESLTYKLLKTDAAQGTAEKVA, from the coding sequence ATGTCCAAAGAGCGCCTCTACATCTTCGACACGACGCTTCGCGATGGCGCGCAGACCGCCGGCATCGAGTTTTCGCTCGAGGACAAGATTTCCATCACCCGGCTGCTCGAAGATCTCGGCGTCGATTATATCGAGGGCGGGTACCCCGGCGCCAATCCGGTCGACACCGAATTCTTCACCGAGCGGCGCACCAAGAACGCCACCTTCACCGCCTTTGGCATGACCAAGCGCGCCGGACGCTCCGCCGCCAACGATCCAGGGGTGCAGGCGCTGGTCAACTCCGTTGCAGACGCCACCTGCTTTGTTGCCAAGACCTGGGACTACCAGGTGCAACTGGCGCTGGAGATATCGCTCGAAGAAAACCTCGACGGCATCCGCGACACCGTTGCCGCCGCCGTCGCTGCCGGCAAGGAGGCGCTGGTCGATTGCGAGCACTTTTTTGATGGCTACAAGGCCAACCCGGACTATGCGCTCGCCTGTGTCGAGGCCGCGCTCGAGGTCGGCGCCCGATGGGTGGTTTTGTGCGACACCAATGGTGGCACTATGCCCGCTGAGGTTACCGCTATTGTCAGCAGTGTGCTAACCATATGCCCCGGTGAGCGGCTCGGAATCCATGCCCATGATGATACCGGCCAGGCCGTCGCCAACACTCTCGCGGCCGTCGAAGCGGGCGCCCGTCAGATCCAGGGGACCCTCAACGGGGTAGGGGAACGCTGCGGCAACGCCAACCTCGTTACCATCATCCCAACCTTGATTCTAAAGCCGTTTTTCACCGATCGCTTCGAAACTGGCATCGACGAAACACACCTTCAAAGGCTCACCAAGATATCTCGCGCCTTGGATGATCGCCTCAATCGCGCACCGTTGCGCCAAGCGCCCTATGTCGGTGCGTCTGCCTTCGCCACCAAGGCCGGCATTCACGCCTCAGCCCTCCTCAAGGACTTCTCCACCTACGAGCATGTGCCGCCCGAAAGTGTCGGCAATGAGCGCTCCATAATGGTGAGCCAACAGGCTGGTAAATCTAATCTTTTGACCGCTCTGTCCCGCCACGGCATTGAACTTGCCAAGGATGACCCGCGTCTCGAACGCTTGCTCGCGACGGTCAAGGAACGGGAATCCCGCGGCTATTCCTATGACGGTGCCGACGCTTCCTTCTGCGTGCTCGCGCACGAAGTGCTTGGCACTTTGCCCAGCTTCTTCCAGGTCGAGAACTACCGCGCCAGCGTGGAGCGGCGACACAATGCCTACGGCGAAGAGGTCACGATGACCGAAGCTGTGGTCAAGATTCGGATCGATGGCGAACTTTTGATGTCGGTCGCCGAAGGCAACGGGCCGGTCAATGCGCTCGATCTCGCTCTGCGCAAGGACCTCGGCAAGTATTCAACCTATATCGAAGATATTGAATTAGTTGACTTTAAGGTCCGTATCCTGGACGGCGGCACGGGCGCGGTCACCCGTGTATTGGTAGAAAGCCGTGATGGTGCCGGCGAGCGGTGGTACACCATCGGCGTCTCCCCCAATATTATTGATGCATCCTTTGAAGCTCTGTATGAGTCGCTCACATATAAGCTGTTGAAGACTGATGCGGCGCAGGGGACAGCAGAGAAAGTCGCGTAA
- a CDS encoding ABCB family ABC transporter ATP-binding protein/permease, which produces MSADSVEKKPSVSADEGSVVSTIRNLWSYMWPADRPDLRLRVALAIGALLLSKVATTLIPFAYKGIIDSLEGSSPDPAVILGLAVPIILVIAYALGNVIDAGFQQLRDVLFASVGQNAVRKLALQTFHHMHRLSLRFHLARRTGGLSRVIERGTKGIETVVRFAMLNIAPTIIEFVIVAVIFVWMFGVSYLGVLVLMIWGYLYFTIKASNWRITIRRDMNESDTDANGKAIDSLLNYETVKYFANERMEAQRYDASMAGYERSAIRIWTSLGFLNFGQALIFYGGFLVISVMAVLGVMDGTLTLGDFVLLNTFLMQIYRPLNFIGFVYRELRQGLTDIEEMFKLLDQDPEIEDKVGATPLKITGPVIRFEDVHFAYDEDRQILKGVSFEVPAGKTVAIVGPTGAGKSTISRLLYRFYDVTGGAITIDGQDLRDVTQESLRASIGMVPQDTVLFNDTIGYNIRYGRPDATDEEVRTAASMAQVGPFIESLPKGYDTPVGERGLKLSGGEKQRVAIARTILKAPSVLILDEATSALDTKTERDIQSALDEVSKGRTTVVIAHRLSTVVNAHEILVLREGQIAERGNHATLLEQGGIYAQMWNRQREVTEAEEQLRQKTADPDGYFKRKEEAAE; this is translated from the coding sequence ATGTCCGCAGATAGCGTCGAGAAGAAGCCGTCCGTTAGCGCGGACGAGGGGTCGGTTGTCTCGACCATTCGGAACCTGTGGAGCTATATGTGGCCGGCAGACAGGCCGGATTTGCGCCTGCGTGTGGCGCTCGCCATCGGTGCGTTGCTCCTGAGCAAGGTGGCGACGACGCTAATCCCATTTGCCTATAAGGGCATTATCGATAGCCTTGAGGGTTCCAGTCCTGACCCGGCAGTGATCCTGGGCCTTGCGGTCCCGATCATTCTCGTCATTGCCTACGCGCTTGGCAACGTCATCGATGCAGGCTTCCAGCAGTTGCGCGATGTGCTCTTTGCCAGTGTCGGCCAGAATGCCGTCCGCAAGTTGGCGCTCCAGACTTTCCACCACATGCACCGCCTCTCTCTGCGCTTCCACCTGGCGCGCCGCACCGGCGGCTTGAGCCGGGTCATCGAGCGCGGCACCAAAGGCATCGAGACGGTGGTGCGTTTCGCTATGCTCAACATCGCCCCCACGATCATCGAATTCGTCATCGTGGCGGTGATCTTCGTCTGGATGTTTGGCGTCAGCTACTTGGGTGTCTTGGTCCTGATGATCTGGGGCTATCTCTATTTCACCATCAAGGCCTCGAACTGGCGCATCACGATCCGTCGGGACATGAACGAGTCCGACACCGATGCCAACGGAAAGGCAATCGACAGCCTTCTCAACTATGAAACGGTGAAGTACTTCGCTAACGAGCGGATGGAGGCGCAACGCTACGACGCCTCCATGGCAGGCTACGAGCGTTCGGCCATTCGCATCTGGACTTCGCTCGGCTTTCTGAACTTCGGTCAGGCGCTGATCTTCTATGGCGGTTTCCTGGTCATCTCCGTTATGGCCGTTCTCGGCGTTATGGATGGAACCCTGACGCTCGGCGACTTCGTGCTGCTCAATACCTTCCTGATGCAGATTTACCGGCCGCTCAACTTCATCGGCTTTGTCTACCGGGAATTGCGCCAAGGGCTTACCGACATCGAGGAGATGTTCAAACTGCTCGATCAGGATCCCGAGATCGAAGACAAGGTAGGCGCCACGCCACTCAAAATTACCGGCCCGGTAATCCGGTTCGAAGACGTCCACTTCGCCTACGATGAAGACCGTCAGATTCTGAAGGGCGTGAGCTTTGAAGTTCCAGCCGGCAAAACAGTGGCAATCGTCGGGCCGACTGGCGCTGGCAAATCCACCATCTCGCGCCTGCTTTATCGATTCTACGACGTAACGGGCGGCGCCATTACCATCGACGGGCAGGATTTGCGTGACGTCACACAGGAGAGCCTGCGTGCCTCGATCGGCATGGTGCCGCAAGACACAGTGCTGTTCAACGATACGATTGGCTACAATATCCGCTACGGCCGCCCAGATGCCACCGATGAGGAGGTGCGTACCGCCGCCTCGATGGCCCAGGTCGGCCCCTTCATCGAGAGTCTGCCCAAAGGCTATGATACGCCAGTAGGAGAGCGGGGGCTAAAGCTCTCCGGCGGTGAGAAGCAGCGGGTTGCGATCGCTCGCACCATTCTCAAGGCACCGTCGGTCCTGATTCTCGACGAAGCCACCTCTGCCCTCGATACCAAGACCGAGCGCGATATTCAGTCTGCTCTTGATGAAGTCTCGAAGGGGCGTACCACGGTGGTGATTGCTCACCGGCTCTCAACAGTAGTGAACGCACACGAGATCCTGGTGCTGCGCGAAGGGCAAATTGCCGAGCGGGGCAACCATGCAACGCTTCTGGAGCAGGGAGGCATTTACGCGCAGATGTGGAATCGCCAGCGCGAAGTCACCGAGGCTGAAGAGCAACTGCGGCAAAAAACAGCTGATCCCGATGGCTACTTCAAGCGCAAGGAAGAGGCGGCAGAGTAG
- a CDS encoding c-type cytochrome: MSIRKFTALALAGMIAAVGSGVVAQDDFTPPETAEEAVELRQATMRENGGIVRSASGLSGDEAAAAMQTLLTNFTHIPALFPEGSIVGDSEALPAIWENWEEFVAITDAGRAAAEEGLAAAQAGDTQGYTAALKSVSQTCGTCHQQFRAE; this comes from the coding sequence ATGTCGATCAGGAAGTTCACCGCCTTGGCCTTGGCAGGCATGATAGCTGCCGTCGGCAGTGGCGTCGTTGCACAGGACGATTTCACCCCGCCAGAAACGGCAGAAGAGGCAGTTGAGCTGCGCCAGGCCACTATGCGTGAGAATGGCGGCATCGTGCGCTCCGCAAGCGGTCTCTCGGGAGACGAGGCGGCGGCCGCGATGCAGACGCTCCTCACCAACTTCACCCACATTCCAGCACTCTTTCCGGAAGGCTCGATCGTCGGTGACAGCGAAGCGCTGCCTGCAATCTGGGAAAACTGGGAGGAATTTGTCGCCATTACGGATGCCGGCAGGGCTGCCGCCGAAGAGGGCCTGGCCGCGGCACAAGCCGGCGACACTCAAGGCTACACGGCAGCGCTCAAGTCAGTCAGCCAGACGTGCGGCACGTGTCATCAGCAATTTCGGGCCGAATAG
- the cysS gene encoding cysteine--tRNA ligase: MTSGTPQLKLYNTLTRTKEPFAPLDAGNVRMYVCGPTVYDFAHIGNARPVIVFDVLFRLLRHLHGAEQVTYVRNITDVDDKINARAARDFPDLPLNDAIRQVTEKTAAQFLADAKALGTLEPNFQPRATDFVLPRPDGKPDMVNLIQSLIAKGHAYEANGEVLFDVTSMADYGQLSGRNLEDNLAGARIAVETHKKNAADFVLWKQSSPDEPGWDSPWGRGRPGWHIECSAMSAAYLGEVFDIHGGGLDLIFPHHENEIAQSRCAHGTPAMAKVWMHNGFLQVEGQKMSKSLGNFVTIHDLLETDKFGGRKWPGEVLRLAMLMTHYREPIDFSVRRLEEAAILLEKWERFAADVVPASTPEAESLTRLLEDLDTPGAIARMHSLIVDEGRAAEGLALADLLGVKIVRSLAADPEVEAKIASRLAALASKDFAGADAIRTDLAERGISLLDYKDENGNRQTKWEMKR, translated from the coding sequence ATGACCTCCGGAACCCCGCAGCTTAAGCTCTACAATACGCTCACCCGCACCAAGGAGCCGTTCGCGCCTTTGGATGCTGGCAATGTGCGCATGTATGTCTGCGGCCCGACCGTCTACGATTTTGCCCATATCGGCAACGCCCGGCCCGTGATCGTTTTCGACGTGCTGTTCCGCCTGCTGCGTCATCTCCACGGCGCTGAGCAGGTGACCTATGTCCGCAACATCACCGACGTCGACGACAAGATTAACGCACGCGCTGCCCGGGACTTCCCCGATCTGCCGCTCAATGATGCCATCCGCCAAGTGACGGAAAAAACTGCTGCGCAGTTCCTCGCCGATGCCAAGGCGCTGGGTACGCTCGAACCCAATTTTCAGCCGCGGGCCACCGACTTCGTCCTGCCACGACCCGATGGCAAGCCGGACATGGTGAACCTGATCCAGTCGCTCATAGCCAAAGGCCACGCCTACGAAGCCAATGGCGAAGTGCTCTTTGATGTTACGTCCATGGCTGACTACGGGCAGCTCTCGGGCCGCAACCTGGAGGACAATCTGGCCGGCGCCCGCATCGCTGTGGAAACACACAAGAAGAACGCTGCCGACTTCGTGCTCTGGAAGCAGTCTTCGCCCGACGAGCCGGGCTGGGACAGCCCCTGGGGCAGGGGGCGTCCGGGCTGGCACATCGAATGCTCGGCCATGAGCGCTGCCTATCTGGGTGAAGTGTTCGACATCCATGGCGGGGGGCTGGACCTCATCTTCCCCCATCATGAAAACGAGATTGCTCAATCCCGTTGCGCCCACGGGACGCCTGCCATGGCAAAGGTTTGGATGCACAACGGTTTTCTGCAGGTCGAAGGCCAGAAGATGTCCAAAAGCCTGGGCAACTTCGTTACCATTCACGACCTGCTCGAAACCGACAAGTTCGGCGGCCGCAAATGGCCCGGCGAAGTCCTGCGTCTTGCCATGCTGATGACCCACTACCGCGAGCCCATCGACTTTTCAGTCCGGCGTCTGGAGGAGGCGGCGATCCTTCTGGAAAAATGGGAGCGCTTTGCTGCGGATGTGGTGCCGGCAAGCACACCCGAAGCAGAGTCACTTACGCGCTTGCTGGAGGATCTCGACACCCCCGGAGCCATTGCCCGGATGCATAGCCTTATCGTCGATGAAGGCCGTGCCGCCGAAGGCCTGGCGTTGGCCGACCTCCTCGGCGTCAAGATCGTCCGCAGCCTTGCCGCCGATCCCGAAGTCGAGGCCAAGATCGCTAGCCGCCTCGCCGCCCTTGCAAGTAAAGACTTCGCCGGCGCCGACGCCATTCGCACCGACCTCGCCGAACGGGGCATCAGTCTCCTCGACTACAAGGACGAGAATGGCAACCGCCAGACCAAATGGGAAATGAAGCGGTGA
- a CDS encoding LysM peptidoglycan-binding domain-containing protein has product MTNAGLLPPADPVVAEAENLEPVGQVATIAPEVDAAIAEPELDVTPPATADIDRAVAGNVVTATFGLLRAEPDGSVVIAGSGTPGTQVEVYSNGELIGTTTVEASGDWVLVPDQPISPGGSEITLAEVGREGRSAESIVVVINEDRSSEPLVVASTPGEASDILQGGRSVEDRTQLAATDPVGGDEQPERQEEPLAAVSSEPGSASPEPVPSGKEETMEVAALPDPLTPDADLPAVSAADQEVPAETAASAESDVATAVEPEGASEFGEQGDEEDTGSATSAPTAPAQVTTNDAAQAEDSGELADARRDQIHQAAVETDGPTPEVDTEGTQDPAGGSAALTTDGGSPAEPADAQTDPVPAAAPSAPDETTPEQTEVSTANDASTDESAVNAETEQARITDDEVGSPAVADAGETAPEPPEDVAVATANPEEPTSEPTMFEGTPPTIDAIEIEGDRTFFAGAGPEGGIVRLYVDNSFVADTIVRNGRWLAEAGNVLAKPSQRVRVDLLEPGSADVLARAEVDFVVDLPEENLRVAEADTTAEPATTIGSGEGDASSTEGAAENALDPEDTPASSSTDGSSSVENQSASPSSGVSEEAESSPEPTFEMVPSPDSAEDVAPSSPQSTPQAGGSPVTPTVDPVASDRAQLNGDVQETTRAGSSLDLAEDEDIARGGTAASQSNVAPVNEQSTPRTTTAAGEAASSQSQDSAPPVDDAVVAGADEPGTANEGADEAAIAEVAPSVDASSDSIQTEEGGAGGIVPSAASNPGPATDPTGQPAPAEAAAAGESETQAGQPARRPTAADDDASTVSSEMPTPAQAPTDGQAPQPSASEPMIAAAEPQSAAPAAPSQSDLAALQPVPEQGLGDEVSVEQATAEQAGNEEGVPTMVAVAIGDPEAQRFASGKAIIRRGDNLWTIARRVYGEGMKYTTIYQANTGQIRDPDRIYPGQVFELPAEIFE; this is encoded by the coding sequence ATGACCAACGCCGGACTGCTACCGCCTGCCGATCCAGTTGTAGCCGAGGCAGAGAACCTGGAACCGGTTGGACAAGTGGCGACCATCGCTCCCGAGGTGGACGCGGCCATAGCTGAACCTGAGCTGGACGTTACTCCTCCAGCCACCGCAGACATCGACAGAGCCGTGGCGGGCAACGTCGTGACAGCAACCTTCGGGCTTCTGCGCGCAGAGCCGGACGGCTCAGTGGTCATCGCGGGCAGCGGTACTCCCGGGACGCAGGTTGAGGTCTATTCCAACGGCGAACTGATCGGAACCACAACGGTGGAAGCGAGCGGCGACTGGGTCCTTGTGCCCGATCAGCCGATCAGCCCAGGGGGAAGCGAGATCACTCTGGCTGAAGTCGGGCGCGAAGGGCGCTCGGCAGAGTCCATTGTCGTGGTCATCAATGAAGACCGAAGCAGTGAGCCGCTGGTGGTAGCCAGCACTCCGGGAGAAGCCAGTGACATTCTGCAGGGTGGGCGTTCCGTAGAGGACCGTACCCAGCTCGCCGCGACCGATCCTGTTGGCGGCGACGAACAGCCTGAGAGGCAAGAGGAGCCGCTTGCCGCTGTGTCGTCGGAGCCTGGGTCTGCTTCTCCTGAGCCGGTCCCTTCGGGTAAAGAAGAGACAATGGAAGTGGCCGCACTTCCCGACCCACTTACACCCGACGCCGATCTGCCTGCAGTGTCTGCTGCTGATCAAGAGGTACCAGCGGAAACTGCAGCATCCGCTGAGAGTGACGTTGCTACAGCCGTTGAGCCTGAGGGGGCGAGCGAGTTCGGAGAACAGGGCGACGAGGAAGATACAGGTTCGGCGACATCCGCGCCGACTGCTCCGGCGCAAGTGACGACTAACGACGCCGCTCAAGCGGAAGATAGCGGTGAATTGGCGGATGCCCGCCGAGACCAAATCCATCAAGCAGCAGTCGAGACCGATGGGCCGACACCGGAGGTCGACACCGAGGGGACGCAAGACCCTGCAGGTGGCAGTGCTGCACTAACGACGGACGGCGGCTCGCCCGCCGAACCTGCCGACGCGCAGACGGACCCGGTTCCGGCCGCTGCACCCTCGGCCCCGGATGAAACGACGCCGGAGCAGACCGAAGTCTCAACAGCGAATGACGCTTCGACCGATGAGTCCGCAGTGAACGCCGAGACCGAACAAGCTCGGATCACCGATGATGAGGTTGGTTCGCCTGCAGTTGCCGACGCTGGAGAAACGGCGCCGGAGCCCCCAGAGGATGTTGCGGTTGCGACAGCCAATCCCGAGGAGCCGACCTCAGAGCCAACGATGTTCGAAGGCACCCCGCCTACCATCGACGCCATCGAGATCGAAGGCGATCGCACCTTCTTTGCGGGTGCCGGGCCTGAGGGGGGCATCGTCCGCCTCTATGTCGATAACAGCTTTGTTGCCGACACGATCGTTCGAAACGGGCGCTGGTTGGCTGAGGCAGGTAACGTGCTCGCCAAGCCAAGTCAGCGTGTCCGCGTCGACCTGCTCGAGCCCGGCAGCGCTGACGTGCTTGCCCGCGCCGAGGTGGACTTCGTGGTCGACCTACCCGAGGAGAACCTCCGCGTCGCCGAGGCGGATACAACCGCTGAGCCTGCCACGACCATTGGGTCAGGCGAGGGTGATGCCTCTTCTACAGAAGGTGCCGCCGAAAATGCGCTAGATCCGGAGGATACCCCCGCTTCTAGCAGCACGGACGGATCAAGTTCCGTAGAAAACCAGTCGGCCTCGCCGTCCAGTGGCGTGAGTGAAGAAGCGGAAAGCTCACCCGAGCCGACCTTCGAAATGGTCCCGTCGCCAGATTCGGCCGAAGATGTTGCGCCATCGTCCCCACAGTCCACTCCGCAGGCGGGTGGCTCTCCAGTAACGCCGACCGTTGATCCGGTCGCGTCAGATCGTGCCCAGCTAAATGGGGATGTGCAGGAGACGACTCGCGCAGGTTCGAGTCTTGACCTCGCTGAGGACGAAGACATAGCGCGCGGCGGCACCGCTGCCAGTCAGTCGAATGTCGCCCCAGTCAACGAACAGTCGACGCCTCGAACGACCACAGCCGCAGGAGAGGCTGCATCGTCGCAGTCCCAGGACTCCGCTCCGCCGGTGGACGACGCGGTGGTTGCTGGCGCCGATGAGCCTGGAACGGCAAACGAAGGTGCCGACGAGGCCGCTATCGCAGAGGTTGCGCCTAGCGTCGACGCGAGTTCCGACTCCATACAGACAGAAGAGGGCGGTGCTGGTGGGATCGTGCCGTCCGCTGCATCCAACCCGGGGCCAGCCACGGACCCTACCGGGCAGCCCGCGCCTGCCGAAGCAGCAGCCGCTGGAGAGTCGGAGACACAAGCTGGTCAACCGGCACGGAGGCCGACCGCCGCCGACGACGATGCTTCCACCGTATCTTCGGAGATGCCGACCCCCGCCCAAGCGCCAACGGATGGACAGGCCCCTCAGCCTTCAGCGAGCGAGCCCATGATAGCGGCTGCCGAACCGCAGTCCGCCGCCCCCGCCGCTCCGTCACAATCAGACCTAGCGGCCCTTCAGCCGGTGCCCGAGCAGGGCTTGGGAGATGAAGTTTCGGTGGAGCAAGCTACCGCCGAGCAGGCGGGCAACGAAGAGGGAGTTCCCACTATGGTGGCGGTCGCAATCGGCGACCCGGAAGCACAGCGGTTTGCCTCCGGCAAAGCCATCATTCGGCGCGGCGATAACCTCTGGACTATCGCCCGGCGAGTCTATGGCGAGGGAATGAAGTACACCACGATCTATCAGGCCAACACTGGCCAGATTCGCGATCCCGATCGCATCTATCCGGGGCAGGTGTTCGAACTGCCGGCCGAAATCTTCGAGTAG
- a CDS encoding fumarylacetoacetate hydrolase family protein, translating to MYLATLHNGRPDGHLVVVSTDLSRCVSAGRIAPSLQSALDDWSTHAPQLAALSRQLEARDIAGQKFVPADTLAPLPRAYQWIDGSGYLSHLERVRSLKGSKDEELQSVRPLLYQGGSDSLLAPTAPIMIPEADLALDFEAEVAVIIGPVPMRPTREQAAAAIRLVTVCNDVSLRRLVVDDLQNGFGFFHAKPSTAFAPVVATPDTLGDAWRDNRLHLPVRITVNDALYGQPNAGTDMHFDFVDIIVEAARTRPLGAGTIIGGGTISNRHDESLPIKRDGTGFACIAEARTVEKIKYGRARTAFLQPGDTVRIAAIGQNGQPVFGEIAQTVRLL from the coding sequence ATGTATCTGGCAACCCTGCACAATGGCCGGCCCGACGGGCACCTCGTCGTTGTCTCCACAGATTTGAGCCGCTGTGTCAGCGCAGGCCGGATAGCGCCTTCCTTACAGTCTGCGCTGGATGACTGGAGTACCCATGCGCCGCAACTGGCGGCCCTCAGCCGTCAGCTGGAGGCTCGCGATATCGCCGGCCAGAAGTTCGTGCCAGCCGATACTCTCGCCCCGCTACCGCGCGCCTATCAATGGATCGATGGCTCCGGCTACCTCAGTCATCTCGAACGCGTGCGCAGTCTCAAGGGCAGCAAGGATGAGGAGCTGCAGTCGGTTCGCCCACTGCTCTACCAAGGCGGTTCCGACTCGCTCCTCGCGCCAACTGCTCCCATCATGATCCCGGAAGCCGATCTCGCGCTGGACTTCGAGGCGGAAGTTGCCGTGATCATCGGGCCGGTGCCCATGCGTCCCACCCGCGAACAGGCCGCTGCCGCCATTCGCCTCGTCACCGTCTGCAACGACGTTTCCCTACGCCGGCTGGTGGTCGATGATCTGCAGAATGGCTTCGGGTTCTTTCACGCCAAGCCTTCCACCGCCTTTGCGCCAGTTGTGGCGACGCCCGACACCCTTGGTGATGCTTGGCGCGACAACCGCCTCCACTTGCCTGTGCGCATCACCGTCAATGACGCGCTTTACGGCCAGCCCAATGCCGGCACCGACATGCATTTCGACTTCGTCGACATCATCGTTGAAGCTGCACGTACGCGGCCGCTTGGCGCCGGCACGATTATCGGCGGCGGCACGATCTCCAACCGCCACGATGAAAGCCTGCCAATCAAGCGCGATGGCACTGGCTTCGCCTGCATTGCCGAAGCGCGCACAGTCGAGAAGATTAAGTATGGTCGCGCTCGCACCGCCTTTCTGCAGCCTGGCGACACTGTCCGCATTGCGGCGATTGGTCAGAATGGCCAACCGGTCTTTGGCGAAATCGCCCAGACTGTCAGACTGCTATAA
- a CDS encoding ArsR/SmtB family transcription factor: protein MRDDDIANIMRALGHPVRLNILRILATQQQGQCCCADVTESLPLAQSTVSQHIKVLLDAGLIQRQPRGTRNCYIVQHDRLQALGEAYSGMIAGFSPSGAKLTAETA, encoded by the coding sequence ATGCGTGACGACGACATTGCCAATATCATGCGGGCGCTCGGTCATCCTGTCCGCCTCAACATCTTGCGAATACTCGCCACTCAGCAACAGGGCCAGTGCTGTTGCGCCGACGTGACCGAGTCGCTGCCTCTGGCACAATCAACAGTGTCGCAGCATATCAAGGTTCTGCTCGATGCCGGTTTGATTCAGCGCCAACCTCGTGGTACCCGCAACTGCTACATCGTCCAACACGATCGTCTCCAAGCCCTTGGCGAGGCTTATAGCGGCATGATTGCTGGCTTCAGCCCCAGCGGCGCAAAACTCACAGCAGAGACCGCTTAA
- a CDS encoding GFA family protein, whose product MSELFSGGCQCGAVRYRWTEKPDGAHICHCRMCQKAFGAFYAPLVGGLRTKFEVIRGELAIFRSSEQAERGFCRACGTPLTFAYVDSDRISVSIGSLDHPEAFPPLDQHGIESRHSWVNGLGNLPDQPPTDQENPTAAFIQSTNHQHPDHDTGQWPAG is encoded by the coding sequence ATGAGCGAACTCTTCTCCGGCGGCTGCCAGTGTGGAGCCGTGCGCTACCGATGGACCGAAAAGCCTGACGGTGCCCACATCTGTCACTGCCGCATGTGTCAAAAGGCCTTCGGCGCATTCTACGCGCCGCTGGTCGGCGGCCTCCGCACCAAGTTCGAAGTCATCCGCGGTGAACTGGCAATCTTCCGTTCCTCCGAACAGGCGGAGCGCGGCTTCTGCCGCGCTTGCGGTACGCCGCTGACCTTCGCCTATGTCGATAGCGACCGCATCTCCGTCTCGATCGGCTCGCTTGACCATCCCGAAGCCTTTCCGCCCCTGGATCAGCATGGCATCGAAAGCCGCCATTCCTGGGTAAATGGCCTCGGCAATCTGCCCGACCAGCCGCCCACCGATCAGGAGAACCCGACGGCGGCGTTCATCCAATCGACCAATCACCAGCATCCCGACCACGACACCGGCCAGTGGCCGGCCGGATAG
- a CDS encoding GNAT family N-acetyltransferase, translating into MSAINLHPATPEQKTVLANLIQLYLYDMTEFMPFPVGRDGHFEYQYLDRFWRYPYLIMSDDEITGFALVIDTCPLTGRSPCWFMAEFFVLKSYRQRGVGRAAIELALEAHRGLWHVAVPHPNHSAQSFWRKLLANRAAGVSDIHFDDTDWRLYELNLA; encoded by the coding sequence ATGAGCGCCATTAATCTCCATCCCGCCACGCCCGAGCAGAAGACCGTGCTCGCCAATCTCATTCAGCTCTATCTCTACGACATGACCGAGTTCATGCCGTTTCCTGTCGGCAGGGATGGCCACTTCGAATACCAATATCTCGACCGGTTCTGGCGGTATCCGTACCTCATCATGTCTGACGACGAGATCACTGGATTTGCCCTAGTGATCGACACATGTCCGCTAACCGGAAGGTCTCCCTGCTGGTTTATGGCGGAGTTCTTCGTGCTGAAATCTTATCGCCAACGCGGCGTTGGCAGGGCGGCGATCGAGCTCGCATTGGAAGCTCATCGCGGGCTATGGCACGTCGCCGTTCCCCACCCCAATCATTCGGCCCAAAGCTTCTGGCGGAAGCTGCTAGCAAATCGAGCCGCGGGCGTGAGCGATATTCACTTCGACGACACCGATTGGCGGCTGTACGAGCTCAACCTCGCGTAA